A window of Lepidochelys kempii isolate rLepKem1 chromosome 1, rLepKem1.hap2, whole genome shotgun sequence contains these coding sequences:
- the RAB19 gene encoding ras-related protein Rab-19 isoform X1, whose translation MMSFSSSESEEAFDYLFKIILIGDSNVGKTCVVHRFKSGQYHEKQQNTIGVDFTVRSLEIDGKKVKIQVWDTAGQERFRTITQSYYRSAHGAILAYDLTKRSTFESIPHWIHEIEKYGAANLVLMLIGNKSDVAENRQVLFEDACTLAEKHGLLAVLETSAKEAQNVDEVFTLMAKELIARNTLQLHGEHPPNSIYLDSRPVIDSPRTEKSQCSC comes from the exons atgatgtCCTTCTCCAGCTCCGAGTCGGAGGAAGCCTTCGACTACTTGTTCAAGATCATCCTGATCGGAGACTCCAACGTGGGGAAGACCTGCGTGGTGCACCGCTTCAAGTCGGGGCAGTACCACGAGAAGCAGCAGAACACCATCGGGGTGGACTTCACCGTGCGCTCGCTGGAGATCGATGGCAAGAAGGTGAAG aTTCAGGTATGGGACACTGCAGGCCAGGAGCGCTTCCGGACGATAACTCAGAGTTACTATCGCAGTGCCCATGGTGCCATCCTTGCCTATGACCTTACCAAGAGGTCCACATTTGAATCTATTCCTCATTGGATTCATGAAATTGAAAAATATGGAGCTGCTAACTTAGTCCTGATGTTAATTG GGAACAAATCGGATGTAGCGGAGAACCGCCAAGTCCTTTTTGAAGATGCCTGTACACTGGCAGAGAAGCATGGGCTATTGGCTGTGTTGGAGACTTCAGCCAAAGAGGCCCAGAATGTAGATGAGGTGTTTACATTGATGGCAAAGGAGCTGATAGCCCGCAACACCTTGCAGCTTCATGGGGAGCATCCTCCAAACAGCATCTATCTGGATTCCAGGCCGGTGATTGATAGTCCAAGAACAGAGAAGTCCCAGTGCTCTTGCTGA
- the RAB19 gene encoding ras-related protein Rab-19 isoform X2: MMSFSSSESEEAFDYLFKIILIGDSNVGKTCVVHRFKSGQYHEKQQNTIGVDFTVRSLEIDGKKIQVWDTAGQERFRTITQSYYRSAHGAILAYDLTKRSTFESIPHWIHEIEKYGAANLVLMLIGNKSDVAENRQVLFEDACTLAEKHGLLAVLETSAKEAQNVDEVFTLMAKELIARNTLQLHGEHPPNSIYLDSRPVIDSPRTEKSQCSC, encoded by the exons atgatgtCCTTCTCCAGCTCCGAGTCGGAGGAAGCCTTCGACTACTTGTTCAAGATCATCCTGATCGGAGACTCCAACGTGGGGAAGACCTGCGTGGTGCACCGCTTCAAGTCGGGGCAGTACCACGAGAAGCAGCAGAACACCATCGGGGTGGACTTCACCGTGCGCTCGCTGGAGATCGATGGCAAGAAG aTTCAGGTATGGGACACTGCAGGCCAGGAGCGCTTCCGGACGATAACTCAGAGTTACTATCGCAGTGCCCATGGTGCCATCCTTGCCTATGACCTTACCAAGAGGTCCACATTTGAATCTATTCCTCATTGGATTCATGAAATTGAAAAATATGGAGCTGCTAACTTAGTCCTGATGTTAATTG GGAACAAATCGGATGTAGCGGAGAACCGCCAAGTCCTTTTTGAAGATGCCTGTACACTGGCAGAGAAGCATGGGCTATTGGCTGTGTTGGAGACTTCAGCCAAAGAGGCCCAGAATGTAGATGAGGTGTTTACATTGATGGCAAAGGAGCTGATAGCCCGCAACACCTTGCAGCTTCATGGGGAGCATCCTCCAAACAGCATCTATCTGGATTCCAGGCCGGTGATTGATAGTCCAAGAACAGAGAAGTCCCAGTGCTCTTGCTGA